GTGCTGATTATATCGTCACTGTACTGCAAAGTTTTAAAGTGTCGCTATCGAGACCCAATTCTGACGGACACTCGACCCTCGCCATATTTCTACAACGTGGTCCCGTGGTCGCAACCCTGCAAATTTATAGCTCATTTTTTTGTTGGTTGGTTTGTCTACCCTTGTAGCACCCTTGTCGCCTGGGGAAGACATGGCACAACAGTAAAAACACAACGGCAACGAGGCGGCAGTTGGCATTTGACACTTCACCGCTCCAGCACGACGCTGAGGAATctgaataatgaaaaatatactCTGGACACATTCGGTTGTTCATACACAAAGCCTACAATGCATGGCACAATAAGGACTTACCTGAGGGTGACGGAGGTGGTGTAGCCGAGTGGCGTGAAGGACAGGGCTAGCTTAACGTAGCTGTTAACCAAGAAAGACGTTGGGATTGTTGACTTGGTGCAGCCGGGACCCGTCCACCCCAGCTGGCACTCGCATCGCAGCCACCCTGGCGACCCATGGCACCTGCAGACCAGGGCACAACATTTTTTGAAGAAAAGTCGACGATGGTAAATTATGCTCAGCTAAAATTTCGTCTTTATCGCCACCTGCTGATCAAAGTTTATGATGAAATACCATGAAAAGAGTGTCGAGTTATTCCAAACAGAGCTTGCTCCTTTTGGCTAGTGTTATTTAACTATATTGTGTCGAACCTGCCATGGGAGCCACAGACGAGGCCGGCGGCGAGGCACTCTGCCTGAGAGCACCCTGGGGAGCTGCCCCTGCCCAGCATGGCCCCGCCCAGGTCCACCAGCTGCAGCATGAGGGGAAGGGACACGAGTGAGGTTATTTTGTCGTAATAAAGTTCTGGCGCTATATTaacttgtgaaaataaatatgcagttTTGTTTTATGATGTTACACCGAAACTCCAAAATTAAACTCCGGGACTGTTTGTAATTGCACTACATAAAATGGACAATGATTCTTCATGCattggcttttggcaaacatcaCTATCAGGGGAAATATGTGAACTGTGGCAGTAAATCTTTGCAGAAGCAAAAAAATTCTTATCATCACCAGCACAACCACTTTTATCTCGACTGcagctcccccctcctcttcttccttcccttcttcttcctcctcttcctctaacctccctcctcctctcctttcctttcctccctccctccctccctccctcctcctcctcctcctcctctttctttccctcttcttcctcctcttcttccctcttcctcactctatccactgctcttcgtcctccttttaatacactttttttttttattgaattaaGGGGTCTATGTAATATTGTAGCCGGATACAAATGTACTTCAATATCACAAATTAATTTACTTTCATCTCTTCAACGGGGCTACTAGCGCTCTCCTGTAATTGGTTTAGCTTAGGCATACGAAGGTACTTCTGTGTATTAGGAATTAGTTTCAGATgtaatggtatatatatttaatgatgGTAaacagtggggagggagggtgtggtcGTGGTGATGAATGCGTGTTGACCGCCCACAGCAAAAGAAAAagtaattaaaggaaaggaatacaCGAGATGAAGGGATACCAAAAAGAAGTTTCAGTTGATACCGGCTACAGCAAATAAACACTCTGGATGAAGGGATACCAAAAATATGTCAAGGGAAACGGATACTGAGGACGAAGGAAAGTTTAAAAGAAGTTGTTGATACTGGCCATAGCAAAGACATACTCAGGATGAAGACTTaccagaggaaaagagaaagaacaccaaaaagaagttaaaagaaaggAATACTGCAGATGAAGGAATATCAAAAAGATGTTATATTAAGATAGGCCAAAGCAGACGAATACTCAAAATGAAGGAATACTAAAAAGAAGGCAGTGTTTATAGAAGTGCCTGAGTCGTAATATATTCGTCTCTGAGAACCAATATGAACGTGGAAAAGGGATGACGCTCGACACCCTTtgacttttttaccttttttttttttacagtagaggaaacagttcaagggcaaaaaaaaaaggaaacaataatgaaaaaaaagccccctCTGTTAGATAAGTCTCCCTTGGAAGAAACATTGTGGCACCTAAGTTATCACAGTCTACTCCATCCAGCTTCTCTCATGCCCATTTATTGATTAACATTCGAGGGGGAACTCATTAGGTGGGTGGACTGCTTGCCAACTGCAGTGGCAATGATTCTTCATGCATATTCAAACAAGACACACCAATTCGAAACCAGACATGCTATAATCTGTTCCGACTCGCTTCGCAGGTAACGTGGAAATCATGGGCCAACAGATCTGTGGTTATCTAAATTTCCCCAAGCTGTTTGACATTATTATTGCCACAAAGAAAACTCAAACTCAAACTCTTTTCTTAGATTTAaacatatccttttttttatttggtgaGAACTGCAATGTTTCCTTAGCGAAGTGTGCTCGTATCACCGGGAAACAAGAAGGTTTGCGTTTGAAACGAAAAAATGACGTAGCTGGTTTAATAAAAGTTACCCCTGAAGaaccggagaggaggaggaagggcatgtAATTTGAGCTGAAGAGAccgtaaggagggaaggagggaagagattcGTTAATTATTATATTGTAAAATTGGAGAGCgatcattttctccctctcctcacacgcgttttatctgtgtgtgtgtgtgtgtgtgtgtgtgtgtgtgtgtgtgtgtgcgcctctgcgactgtctgtctctgtctgtctgtctttctcgcccactctccctccctccctctctccctgcctcccccacaCCTAGATAACAAACTGTCGCTCCCTAAGATCAGGTAAATCGTCGCTAATGTGGCAGAATGGGAAATTCTGGAGGTGGAGAGAATGGGAAACGGTgggaaggtgggggaggggaggggggaaaggctTTGGAAAGTGAGTGATATAGGTGGgtcaggagaaagagagagaaggggggggggggtgactcgAGAAGAACGATAAAGGAAGTGAGGATAAATAAgaaagatggaagtggaggaggaggaggaggaggaggagcaggaggaggagggagggagggaggtcgatgaaagaatgatgagtgaggaaaggaggaaaaatgaggaaaagggaagagggagagtgagagggactGTGAGAACGAAGAAAATGGCTGTCAGAGTAAtgaaggagagagtaagggagggaagaaggagaaagagaggtaaggaaaagaggatgCTAGAaacaaaggtaaggtaaggaaaggtaaagaaagagaagagacggaTCGTTAAAAGAaggttgagggaggagggagggagggattgtgtAAGGAAGAGGGGTGTGTGTACAGGACAGAGAGACAATAacagcggggagggagggagggagtgagtgcaGGAGGGAGTGGGGAAAGAAAGTGGGCATGAGAAGAAGTGAGACGGCGAGATAAAAAAGCGAGGGAATGAGAATCATGAATAgcgaggaaagaagtggaagaaaaaagggagtgtgtgtgtgtgtgtgtgtgtgtgtgagagagagagagagagagagagagagagagagagagagagagagagagagagagagagagagagagagagagagagagagagagagagaaatgagaatggagaggaaaagaaaaactgaggAAAGCCTCGAGGCCGAGTCAGCTTCGATATTTATAATAAAACGGGGACAGACGGCCGAGACAGAAAAAGGTATTCATACTCATCATAGACATAGACATAGAACATAGACATAGAATCATAGACAGTTACAGGTATCGGTACTCAGTGTTGCCTTCACACTACAAGGAAAAAGGTCGAGAAGTTTGTTCGTGTTTGTCACCCTCAGAGGAATGGGTAAGGATCGAAGTTTCTTTCCGCTCTTTCCTTGTTGGTGGCCAGGACATAAGAACTGCATGGGCTGGCTGGGAGTTCATTATAAAGCAGATTTGGATTTTTTTtcagggtattttttttttcaaagtgaCTATCTTCTATTGCAAACATATTAGTTAGTgtccttagttttttttatactccTTGTGCAaagatttttatacaaatgatCTTGGCAATTCACATtctcgtcactccttcacaaaTGTTGATCAATGGGGTCAACTTTCACCCAGTATCAAGTTATCTTAGTGGTGGTACAATTTTATGAGGTTATCATCACTTACTTACCTCCCTGTTTATCCTCAAGTTCCTTACGCAGCCGCGGAAAGATCGCAGGGAACTGCTATCCGGCCATCCCTTGGAGACGTGATCGGGAAGTGGATGGGCCAGGCCGCCCACCTGTAGGGGCTGGCCGGTGTTGAGGACGCTGGCGCCTAGTGGCAGCCTGGCCGCGCCCCTGCAGATATGGGCGTCAGGCGGCAGGGTGGTGGGCAGGGTGTTGGTGTGGGCGGCGGGGGGATGATCGACGCTATCGCCAGAACACATGTCTATTATCATCTCGACCAGCTGGAGGGCGGAGATGAAAATATGGTGTTAAATCATTATTCAAAACTATAAAAATAATCCTCAAAGAATATGCTTACACGTTATATGTCTAGAGCGTAAGTTATAATATTCTTGAAACTCAAGAATTAACCCCGAGCATCGTAAGTACGTACCTCGTCCTTCCAGATGACGTCTATCCGGTGCCAGGTGTTGTCGGCGATGGAGTAGGAAGCGTTGAGGGCGAGGGTGACGGCGCCGCTGCCAAGATCTAGTAAGAGAAATGGACGACCTCGACGGAGCTCTAGCACAATCATCTCACTGGGCGGGCTGTACGCTGGTCTGATTTCACTAGCGATTTTGTGAGGTTCATGATTTTCTGCTTCGCTCAAGGATCCGTCAACGCTGCTGGTGTTTTTGTGATGATCTCCCTCTCTCGAGACTTTTGGTGTACCTCGGCTCTGAGGAACGCTGTCCTTTCTTGGGAGATGCTTGCCTTGCTGTGGGCCGGAGTACAGTAGGAGAGCGTCTTGCGAAAATGTAAGAATCTCGAGACTAATATGGACCTCGGCACACGCGGAAATGGTGGGTGCCCACGCCCAGCTCCCTGTGCCCGCCACGCCTCCGCCGCCTTTGTCCACATCGCTCGCCTCCCCCTCGAAGTGTCGACTCAAAGCCTTGCACCTCGGCCCTGAGGTCCCATATGGACAAATGCACCTGTTAGGAGGAAAATACGTCCCGTGTTTGTCGTCGTATTACCTCATTGCATTgatcaataaatctctctctctctctctctctctctctctctctctctctctctctctctctctctctctctctctctcgctcacacacacacacatcttgcaCGGTAACTTTACACTAGATTATATAGAGGACAAGTAACTTCGAGGGAGTATGATACCTGAAACCGCCTTTTCGCGGAATACAGCGACCACTGTtgaggcaggtgttgggggcacaGCGGGGCTTCTCCAGGGGCTCGGGCACAGCGCAGCCACACCCGCGCCGCACGGCCACCTGGGGACCCACCACTGAAGAGACGTTAGCGTCCACCACCACGAAGCCCTGACCCAGCTCCGTCGAGGCCCAGCAGCCGCTCGTGCAGCTCCAAGGCTCAAAGAGAGACTGTTGAGGGGCCTCCTGTTGGGCTTCTTTGCAGGTGGTTATCCCGACGCTCTGCACCGCGACTCCTAGCGCCTCCTCCAGCTGTGGATGTGGTTATACATTGCatactttatttcttttgttgATTGTGTTTATGGGGATTCTTTTATTTGACATCGTTCTCGGAAAGTACCTTACAATTattctacctttctctccctggATTACAGTCTCGCACTTTTCTCGGCTTCACCAACAATTTTCTTATCACAGTGCCATATCCTTCACCAAGCTATACACGCTGATCCCCTCCCACACCGCTTAATCACATACATTTTTAAGTTGTTTGTCTCGCCTCCCTCCCTGAATTCTTCATTCCTCGCTATGTATCTCATTCATAATTTACGTGCAAAGTTATCCGGTTGTACTCCAGTCCTTaattctctccatcttccccaAGTTTCCTGAGAGCTGAGTTAATTTGCTTTGTCCGATTGGTCCTCCTCTTTGTTAAATGATTAATGTGAGTTAAAGAAGAACTGACACAATTACCTAAAACGCATCCCTGAAACAGAGTAAGAAAGTCTTTCGATATCTATGAGTAATTGTGTTATTGCTTTAGCAGCATGAGTCTTACCTCTTGTCGATGGTAGAGCAAAATGTGTCTGAGGTTGTACACGCCCGGGGCCGCTACCCACAGGCTGGTGGCTGGAGGCGTCCGGCTCCTCCGAGCCCTGGGCCCCACCGCTTTGCTCAGGCTGACCTCGTCCACCCACGCCATCACGTCCACGCCAGTGTTTACCCACGCCCGTGATGCCGCCGTCAGCCTCCGTATAAGGGAAGATCCGCTCTGTGAGGCACGTGATAATTTCATGAGCATGCACCGAGGCTGACAATCttatacactatttttttttataaactccATAAAGTGACATGTTTTCCTGGTGTTACTTTGATGATGGTCAAGTATTTGTTGCTGTTGTCAGCTTGGCACTTGCGTAGACCTCCCACCTGAGGGTCTCTGCGGACCGTCCGGAACGGGTCAGCAGCGAGGGTGAGGTGCGTGGCCTGAGTCACGTCTTGGGGGGACAGGGACCTCACCACGACTGTGACGTTGGCCTCCACTCCCACCTGGCCTTGGTTGAGGTCGTTCACGAGGAATCCCAACTCGTatctgagagggagagaaaaggctcAAGGCTCAATGCCATTTTGTTCTCATCCTTGCTTGTAAAGAGACAGTGGCCTTACGTTGATATAGTgtacgaacaaaaaaaaaggggttTTCCTTGGAAATCTAACGGCTGTGTGCCTGCGGAGAGATATGAAATAGAATGCTTTAGAGCAGGTGAACAGCACAGTGATAAAACTGTGACCTAAAAAAAGGTCCGATTTCAGTTCTATATCAACCACTACGTTTCATTCGCatataccgacacacacacacacacacacacacacctgccgtcgGGCGTAGAGGCACTCATACTCAGATGGCCGTTTGAGGTGTCGAGAGAAAAGCCTTGCTGAGGGCTCCGCCACGCGTAGGTCTTGGCGGCGGCGTCCCAGTCGTCGGGGTCTTGCACGTAGACCCTCCCGAGGGGCACAGCCGTCCGTTGCCCCTGaagcagagagtgagagaggctGTGTGTGAAAGATAGAGGAATAACGGAGGAAACATGTGGCGATTTGTCAGGATTTGTGCgggtttcagtgtgtgtgtgtgtgtgtgtgtgtgagagagagagagagagagagagagagagagagagagagagagagagagagagagagatgcgtggtGTAACTTCAAGCTGACGGTTTAATGGACTCGATAGTTAATGCTTAGCACCTTGACGGTATGGACGGTGACGGTCTTGGCGGCGGGCGTCATGGGGTTGTCGTTGAGGTCGGCCACGTGAAGGGTGAGGGTGACGGTGGCGGAGCGGCGGCCAGCGTCCTTCACCACCAGGGGCACTAGCATCAGCCGCCCCTCCTCCCGGTCCAGGGCGCCCCGCGTGTACACCAGACCAGCGCCCCGACCCTCGTTTCCTCCTGGTGCgtgaaaaaaataagtgtaaTGTCAAcgcttttatattttttcgatggatttttttatatactggaaggaatgaaggaacgaggTTTTGAGGAATCGGAATCTGCTTTGAGATCATTGCGATTTAGAAAATATAGCAATATAATAAACAATACCTCATGCAGGAATTTGTCTCGTATTTATTGGGTTGGTGACATAGTAATTGTTCCATGAAAATTTTAGTGTGAGGATCAATTCACTTCAGCAGTGCAAGGGCTTGCATGGGCATTCACCGAAGCATCTCATTCATTACTCTTTAGATCTAagacagtttttttcttcttccaatgtGTACTTTATGATGTGTAATAATCCTTAAAAGGAAGAAGTTGGGGAGATATTCAGACCATCTGTAGAACTAAAtcgactttttttattttattagtttgctATCTCTGTTTGGAGTCATTTTCGGAGTTTCCAAGATgtacattattgttttatttttattactttggATTAACTCTCCTCCTACCGTGAATAAAAAAGTATTGCGCCACCGGCTTACTTTTGTCGTGCACCACCCTGACGCTGCTTCCAACTTCGAGAGGAGCATGAGGATCCAGGGCTATGGTGAAGGGTGGGCCGTGGCCTTGGCGCCAGCTGTCAGGGTCCCCAAGTGTCAAGCGGGCCACCAGCTGGGCCTCGCTGTTTTCCATCACCTGCACCTCTTGTGGCCCCGCCAGGAACGGAGGGTTGTCGTTCACGTCGGTGACGTTTATCTGTTCGAAGGAAAGACcaaaccttacacacacacacacacacacacacgcagtgtggaagagagagagagagagagagagagagagagagagagagagagagagagagagagagagagagtgtgtgtgtgtgtgtgtgtgtgtgtgtgtgtgtgtgtgtgtgtgtgtgtgtgtgtgtgtgtgtgtgtgtgtgtgtgtgtgtgtgtgtcatcatgtgtgtgtgtgtgtgtgtgtgtgtgtgtgtgagtgtgtgtgtgtgtgtgtgtgtgtgtgtgtgtgtgtgtgtaggcaggtaGACGGGTAGGTAGCTCACACGTGCATCATTCCGCTGTATCGTGGCCGATACTCACGGTAAGCGTGGCTGTCGCGGTCCGGGTTGGCACGCCGCTGTCGGCCGCCCACACCAGCACCGTGTGTGCTTCGGCGGCCTCTCGGTCAAGACTGCCCACTAGTCGAACCTCTCCTTCCTCGCTGACGTAAAAAATCCCTTCTGGGTCACTTGAAGGAGCTATGCTGTACGTTATCTTGCTCCGGCCGCCCTGAGGGACAGAAAAGATGGATGAAGTGAGTTATTGCATAAGAAGGCTATATAAAAAAAGTTCAGAGGTCAAACACGAGGCGCTTCAAGTAGCAACGGGCGTTCCCACACCTACTATGCGGCATTAAGTGTTGTTAGGACGATGTTGTATTGGAAAATTATAAGTTATCCcccacccttttctctctctctctctctctctctctctctctctctctctctctc
This genomic interval from Eriocheir sinensis breed Jianghai 21 chromosome 41, ASM2467909v1, whole genome shotgun sequence contains the following:
- the LOC127009625 gene encoding putative neural-cadherin 2 isoform X2 is translated as MDGDEGQHGRLRYSVSGDGITPNATTGNSFAVHPTSGAVLLLRPLDRDPPNGQAQWRIRVTAEDGELSAYTDVMVNLKDINDNAPFFPTPTLRAAISENTPKGASVIQVEATDHDDPREGQNAKVTYSLEKNVIDESSGSPILTIHTRTGLITTALCCLDREKTQQYEIQVVATDGGGLKGTGTVVVDVEDVNDVPPRFSRPEWTLDVSEKQNPDEVLATLTVVDQDVSNNFTFRVVPESGDGWHMFRVEKRRVGAPGGDLRPAGPLDYENPEHRRGFRFRVEVTDAGEGSWDDRYHVDGAWVNLNLVDENDNTPTFDTDHARLTLPEDTPTGTHLTTFTAHDLDGGGRSKITYSIAPSSDPEGIFYVSEEGEVRLVGSLDREAAEAHTVLVWAADSGVPTRTATATLTINVTDVNDNPPFLAGPQEVQVMENSEAQLVARLTLGDPDSWRQGHGPPFTIALDPHAPLEVGSSVRVVHDKRGNEGRGAGLVYTRGALDREEGRLMLVPLVVKDAGRRSATVTLTLHVADLNDNPMTPAAKTVTVHTVKGQRTAVPLGRVYVQDPDDWDAAAKTYAWRSPQQGFSLDTSNGHLSMSASTPDGRYELGFLVNDLNQGQVGVEANVTVVVRSLSPQDVTQATHLTLAADPFRTVRRDPQSGSSLIRRLTAASRAWVNTGVDVMAWVDEVSLSKAVGPRARRSRTPPATSLWVAAPGVYNLRHILLYHRQELEEALGVAVQSVGITTCKEAQQEAPQQSLFEPWSCTSGCWASTELGQGFVVVDANVSSVVGPQVAVRRGCGCAVPEPLEKPRCAPNTCLNSGRCIPRKGGFRCICPYGTSGPRCKALSRHFEGEASDVDKGGGGVAGTGSWAWAPTISACAEVHISLEILTFSQDALLLYSGPQQGKHLPRKDSVPQSRGTPKVSREGDHHKNTSSVDGSLSEAENHEPHKIASEIRPAYSPPSEMIVLELRRGRPFLLLDLGSGAVTLALNASYSIADNTWHRIDVIWKDELVEMIIDMCSGDSVDHPPAAHTNTLPTTLPPDAHICRGAARLPLGASVLNTGQPLQVGGLAHPLPDHVSKGWPDSSSLRSFRGCVRNLRINRELVDLGGAMLGRGSSPGCSQAECLAAGLVCGSHGRCHGSPGWLRCECQLGWTGPGCTKSTIPTSFLVNSYVKLALSFTPLGYTTSVTLRFRTRQTRGQLVAVSSQQGHDRFALQLLEGHLCVLLQFRPDPARSLCLTKAQVTDGQWHTVAAIRQGSATFLMVDDGDGDHYNSSVSLEGRQLLHVDTEDGVHVGGAPELVGVTVKIHEDFFEGCIDDLRISDRSVPLPPAVNSSAWGQVGGFQGVEAGCDAPPACANVTCSPPLSCVDTWRAYHCGCGESRVLNPSKAACEDEDLCVWRPCLNGGSCFNEPSRGGYACACPSGFSGPHCHLPDVGETSLNISLGALVAILVWCAFLLLLVCAFLLHQHHKRSALRKGGEVKSDSGKEQPPAPCSHTPNLLELKLLQPPRANGQPAWTTKNPNIADVDVLQVDATSVTSSLEESKRCGVLSSDAGLESCSGSAKFLGGFREVAHMLES
- the LOC127009625 gene encoding putative neural-cadherin 2 isoform X1 codes for the protein MDGDEGQHGRLRYSVSGDGITPNATTGNSFAVHPTSGAVLLLRPLDRDPPNGQAQWRIRVTAEDGELSAYTDVMVNLKDINDNAPFFPTPTLRAAISENTPKGASVIQVEATDHDDPREGQNAKVTYSLEKNVIDESSGSPILTIHTRTGLITTALCCLDREKTQQYEIQVVATDGGGLKGTGTVVVDVEDVNDVPPRFSRPEWTLDVSEKQNPDEVLATLTVVDQDVSNNFTFRVVPESGDGWHMFRVEKRRVGAPGGDLRPAGPLDYENPEHRRGFRFRVEVTDAGEGSWDDRYHVDGAWVNLNLVDENDNTPTFDTDHARLTLPEDTPTGTHLTTFTAHDLDGGGRSKITYSIAPSSDPEGIFYVSEEGEVRLVGSLDREAAEAHTVLVWAADSGVPTRTATATLTINVTDVNDNPPFLAGPQEVQVMENSEAQLVARLTLGDPDSWRQGHGPPFTIALDPHAPLEVGSSVRVVHDKRGNEGRGAGLVYTRGALDREEGRLMLVPLVVKDAGRRSATVTLTLHVADLNDNPMTPAAKTVTVHTVKGQRTAVPLGRVYVQDPDDWDAAAKTYAWRSPQQGFSLDTSNGHLSMSASTPDGRYELGFLVNDLNQGQVGVEANVTVVVRSLSPQDVTQATHLTLAADPFRTVRRDPQSGSSLIRRLTAASRAWVNTGVDVMAWVDEVSLSKAVGPRARRSRTPPATSLWVAAPGVYNLRHILLYHRQELEEALGVAVQSVGITTCKEAQQEAPQQSLFEPWSCTSGCWASTELGQGFVVVDANVSSVVGPQVAVRRGCGCAVPEPLEKPRCAPNTCLNSGRCIPRKGGFRCICPYGTSGPRCKALSRHFEGEASDVDKGGGGVAGTGSWAWAPTISACAEVHISLEILTFSQDALLLYSGPQQGKHLPRKDSVPQSRGTPKVSREGDHHKNTSSVDGSLSEAENHEPHKIASEIRPAYSPPSEMIVLELRRGRPFLLLDLGSGAVTLALNASYSIADNTWHRIDVIWKDELVEMIIDMCSGDSVDHPPAAHTNTLPTTLPPDAHICRGAARLPLGASVLNTGQPLQVGGLAHPLPDHVSKGWPDSSSLRSFRGCVRNLRINRELVDLGGAMLGRGSSPGCSQAECLAAGLVCGSHGRCHGSPGWLRCECQLGWTGPGCTKSTIPTSFLVNSYVKLALSFTPLGYTTSVTLRFRTRQTRGQLVAVSSQQGHDRFALQLLEGHLCVLLQFRPDPARSLCLTKAQVTDGQWHTVAAIRQGSATFLMVDDGDGDHYNSSVSLEGRQLLHVDTEDGVHVGGAPELVGVTVKIHEDFFEGCIDDLRISDRSVPLPPAVNSSAWGQVGGFQGVEAGCDAPPACANVTCSPPLSCVDTWRAYHCGCGESRVLNPSKAACEDEDLCVWRPCLNGGSCFNEPSRGGYACACPSGFSGPHCHLPDVGETSLNISLGALVAILVWCAFLLLLVCAFLLHQHHKRSALRKGGEVKSDSGKEQPPAPCSHTPNLLELKLLQPPRANGQPAWTTKNPNIADVDVLQVDATSVTSSLEESKRCGVLSSDAGKKELNGDTPKNGICQGGTGTPNASDDLRNYAYEGEGSSPGSLSSCLESCSGSAKFLGGFREVAHMLES